From a region of the Paralichthys olivaceus isolate ysfri-2021 chromosome 4, ASM2471397v2, whole genome shotgun sequence genome:
- the LOC138407520 gene encoding uncharacterized protein isoform X2, whose amino-acid sequence MGNAPSESNMGNRLRCCKCDKVLPPCHSFSDLYQTTLHGRHVHVFNGGEYYRQVGHHNQYECKHCFYKPIRDEEQRKREEERRREEERKREEQRKEEERKRRAREEAEKRRQEELNQRLEESFKQAEEQLENEQSSITEERVTKRRVLISHLDEFEANSESGYDDLLEILSSKCSIPVSNLSLVQLSADEMGSILSALDKLLFDEWISAPPSLSTLQHAQVLITELCALSLEISEGASLQGISNRVQSLVSHISQSACNVSESFLLTQALYLNLMHFFTDRGSCDAALIAKQWAEGGLSAEDCFLIEFLGTLTTSLQNAVGRASTFILKMEIQCLELLLSTLTHLNGKEKHVGSTEILLRIVQTNKWTPTEAVTLLKVLSDKYKEDAPITEVLTLVQVYDISPEWTDDSGQSLTQALDVLGPERFRLDFRKTLRKQDESSLDSALAELKTLKNLDDSVVTMMKNITNGVLKYSENAPKGEPFMRDSFKCGNLNANEIQNSLSQLCRAVSDTKGWWPTVQQMLRWCVLVLTEKSATLGLVGVELDPCVTAMFAATKVLMGKKVDIVLSSHIHSLNQTKEWSDFFKHLGISLNTNMRKDNISLMDVYEADIVYGTMDDFVSDYLQCGLKGMEVGSPLLSRGFVIEERCLSASYNLELSMLKENDTLVFAAETLQSLMGNFYSEEMELRHRFIKALFEVLHTNLNKHTDADSKVKTISQKCTGKELPSNEVYILTILERLLKEFHGETECEKQGAFLVGNLCLEILCSHAVQFQMVSNLTAKKCWSPEEVLALLVTLTDHHHDKDCISIMKILHLIETYQVSSRWTDEKNQSLLKLLSMHDTEKVMQHLERGFEDEEIKSIECLFDEIRQMKNIDEKTLEKSYSIVKAIKNMIQSGEIKNHTNVKQAKKLSHSTNTEDLTEILAVLCNAVHVCKAEGKWWPRATQMTSWCFLALSDTGKLLEMGTGEGKSCVIAMFAVLRAFRGEKVDVVSSSSVLCQRDAEEWTDFYKYFDLTADTNTNKTKDEDRKKCYQKDVVYGTVETFAADHLRQIFEMKDVRTDRSYQCIIIDEVDSLLLDQGVQLTYLSSPMVSMQHLNVILAMIWGHASHYGFLSTGHLTFIQGPPASFFKSIFDSIDMEGIDDPIDILHIAEESKIVPEGFTEDIYKSEKDELLRKLKTVSQDAVIDFFHKIEEFVPYGFTVYTLDDNGLLSLRKASPYNNPDIPELTFLVLDDGLCCALYDSEEDLANPITEFILEKIQYTPCTNNKEKISIPGFLRNLIESKLPVWVLNAFLAKRLRQGREYVVENDCVCPVDYRSTGIVELSKKWGDGLQQFVEIKHQIKLSTISTVTNYISNLSFFEKYQGKIYGTTGTLGSETDMLFLQDLYPNLSACKMPTFNRKKLFEVKGALETSAEEWKSKITRVVMDQICPNSYREGRAALVICETISKAKELYEQLKSVIPGQIILYSRSDKDSLSKIDKTLDPGDVIVATNLAGRGTNIKVSKKVNKNGGLFVVLSFLSENTRVELQAFGRTARKGKPGSAQIIVTTDHLQESLKTVSSLEEAKETRNRLSAKRTNDMMADVTEMKLREDLFAEYCKTLQGIYRNTDGDEQRVVVAVMNEFWGIWLQTKSEEIDLLKRNDLEKSLKADLSLAQSQSQSHTSPCSSIYHYIKFGNLALDGKKWDVSVKLFEKAMGQDNSWAAIAFYNHAYCLINQQKGDYLTKASDDLKKAQESLKYLSEECLVCLQFVKMSYVESENSGQPTSLEKQLTTKCSLFSYFDKNISEAIKKLKEIKDKGRDANTKKLPMFSLVPSKDENLQMEAYNLYNKGLEYVFSVEEQPRFPWEALLVLCLGILQIVGGALLTAFTFGTLAQVGIGLIVEGISDCITGIESMITGEFSWKSWAIEKAISIGISLIGFGVGKLISKGYKASKMLIKGLGKKLKALPKFFSKQAKEGISAVTKTNMKNVVKHTAKKMAEDIISYGFGKAEDALMAEILKGIKNEMKKGIANDVKTNMEKEPLVGLVDSILLSHLEDKQQMSYLLQDKNTKSKLLGIFEQISKTALQPFYADLEWQNKLNSSIATVIDDATSEAKGKTLAVLKVIQGIHMASLAADATSTVLSLSSKFFSNLHKELNTFKEKKHLTEKVKGNDLSASEIKILKDFKQDLVNATSALLADALVEVFHQKFSSHFVSYAQGKVNNVIGDYVRTGLKSDRTEDKLRAGQNNRYISHMPVDMNSKRKQDRESGKRSESHAEKIKDSSTAGTILDIRVLSETTGTKVVILTQDSHGKLTKMQELSPSTKSASQTVTLIYTPKSSQHPDGHYDVSINNKTVKVTSKEKSSLFHALAQGMKPKATKEAIALEAGRLRSLEAAALVKHSDRWEPFIKYKEKTDELRGGDWYMAKEAGLKNTVKENKKVIKDGKVKKYNDWVKHVKSKPSTGQFIRAAHQPPVSSISQAGKLNPNSKLAKAMLEVATKSTTAAEIHKGLGLPTVYVPREIQREFPSTTTKQFRKLLAHTISQDDAVSSLKLTILGAIPRFKFNSTKNFRDFQNNRVSKTRLAIFEKNFEQHSKDLVNKWFNHLQAKGVMTKADLNTLTAWIDNKGYENQNDPHRKQVSKLF is encoded by the coding sequence atgggGAACGCACCATCAGAGAGTAACATGGGCAACCGCCTGAGATGCTGTAAATGTGATAAAGTCCTGCCTCCGTGCCATTCTTTCTCAGATTTGTACCAAACTACTCTTCATGGCCGACATGTTCATGTCTTCAATGGAGGTGAATACTACAGACAAGTCGGTCACCATAATCAATATGAGtgtaaacattgtttttataaGCCAATCAGAGATGAGGaacaaaggaagagagaggaggagaggagaagagaagaagagagaaaaagagaggagcagagaaaagaagaggagagaaagagaagggcaagagaagaggctgaaaagaggagacaAGAAGAACTGAATCAAAGGCTTGAGGAGTCATTCAAACAAGCAGAAGAGCAACTAGAGAATGAACAGAGCAGCATAACAGAGGAACGTGTGACCAAGCGACGCGTTCTAATAAGTCATCTGGATGAGTTTGAGGCAAACTCAGAATCTGGTTATGATGATCTTCTGGAGATTCTCTCATCAAAATGCAGCATCCCAGTTTCAAACCTCAGTCTGGTTCAGCTAAGTGCTGACGAGATGGGCAGCATCCTGTCCGCCCTGGACAAACTCCTGTTTGATGAATGGATCAGTGCTCCTCCATCTCTGAGCACTCTGCAGCATGCCCAGGTATTAATCACAGAGCTGTGTGCCCTGTCCCTGGAGATATCTGAGGGAGCTTCCCTGCAGGGCATCTCCAATCGTGTGCAGTCTCTGGTGAGCCACATCAGCCAATCAGCATGCAATGTCTCTGAGAGTTTCCTGCTGACTCAAGCCCTGTACCTGAACCTGATGCACTTCTTCACTGACCGTGGCAGCTGTGATGCAGCTCTCATCGCTAAACAATGGGCTGAGGGGGGCCTCTCAGCTGAAGATTGCTTTCTTATTGAATTCTTGGGAACACTCACAACTTCACTACAGAATGCAGTTGGAAGAGCCTCCACGTTCATTTTGAAGATGGAGATCCAGTGCTTGGAGCTTCTCCtatccacactcacacatctaAATGGCAAGGAGAAACACGTAGGATCCACTGAAATACTCCTCAGaattgtgcaaacaaacaaatggacaccAACTGAGGCAGTGACTCTGCTCAAAGTGCTGTCAGATAAATATAAAGAGGATGCTCCCATCACTGAAGTGCTCACATTAGTACAAGTGTATGACATATCACCAGAGTGGACAGATGACTCTGGACAATCCCTCACCCAAGCTCTGGACGTCCTTGGCCCTGAGAGATTCCGACTTGACTTCCGTAAGACTCTCAGAAAGCAAGATGAGAGCAGTCTTGATTCAGCTCTAGCAGAATTAAAAACACTCAAGAATTTAGATGATTCTGTTGTCACCATGATGAAAAACATTACCAATGGCGTCCTCAAATATTCAGAAAATGCCCCAAAAGGTGAACCATTTATGAGAGATTCCTTTAAATGTGGAAACCTGAATGCAAATGAAATCCAGAACTCACTCTCTCAGCTGTGCAGAGCAGTGTCTGACACCAAAGGCTGGTGGCCCACAGTGCAGCAGATGCTGAggtggtgtgtgttggtgctgaCTGAGAAGAGCGCAACACTAGGATTGGTTGGTGTGGAATTGGACCCATGTGTCACAGCCATGTTTGCAGCCACAAAAGTCCTCATGGGAAAGAAAGTGGACATTGTGCTAAGCTctcacattcactcactcaaTCAAACTAAAGAGTGGTCTGACTTCTTCAAGCACCTAGGGATTTCtctcaacacaaacatgagGAAAGATAATATATCATTGATGGATGTCTATGAAGCAGACATTGTGTATGGTACAATGGATGACTTTGTGTCTGATTACCTTCAATGTGGATTGAAGGGAATGGAAGTGGGGAGCCCTCTCCTTAGTCGAGGATTTGTCATTGAAGAGAGATGCCTCAGTGCTTCCTATAATCTGGAACTCTCAATGCTCAAGGAAAATGATACTTTGGTGTTTGCTGCAGAGACTCTGCAAAGCCTCATGGGTAATTTTTACAGTGAGGAGATGGAACTGAGACACAGATTTATCAAGGCTCTTTTTGAGGTCCTGCACACTAAccttaacaaacacacagatgctgaCAGCAAAGTCAAAACCATCTCACAAAAATGCACTGGAAAAGAATTGCCTTCCAATGAGGTCTACATCCTGACCATTCTTGAGAGACTCCTCAAAGAGTTTCATGGAGAAACAGAATGTGAGAAACAAGGGGCATTCCTGGTTGGCAATTTGTGTTTGGAGATTCTATGTTCCCATGCAGTGCAATTCCAGATGGTGTCAAATCTCACAGCAAAAAAATGTTGGTCACCAGAGGAAGTTTTAGCCCTCCTTGTAACATTAACTGACCACCATCACGATAAAGACTGTATTTCTATCATGAAGATTTTACATCTGATAGAAACATATCAAGTGTCTTCCAGGTGGACAGATGAGAAGAATCAGTCTCTCCTTAAGCTCTTGAGCATGCATGATACTGAGAAAGTGATGCAGCATTTGGAAAGAGGCTTTGAagatgaggaaataaaaagcattGAGTGTCTTTTTGATGAAATACGgcagatgaaaaacattgatgaaAAGACCCTGGAGAAGTCTTATTCTATAGTAAAGGCGATTAAAAACATGATTCAATCTGGTGAAATCAAAAACCACACAAATGTAAAGCAAGCTAAGAAGTTGAGTCatagcacaaacacagaagacTTGACGGAGATCCTGGCAGTCTTATGCAATGCTGTACACGTGTGCAAGGCTGAAGGAAAGTGGTGGCCCAGAGCCACTCAGATGACAAGTTGGTGCTTCTTGGCCTTGTCTGACACTGGAAAGCTTCTGGAGATGGGAACTGGAGAGGGGAAGTCATGTGTCATAGCAATGTTTGCAGTGCTGCGTGCATTCCGGGGTGAAAAAGTTGATGTGGTGTCCAGCTCGTCTGTGTTATGTCAAAGAGATGCAGAAGAGTGGACAGACTTCTACAAGTACTTTGACCTCAcagctgacacaaacacaaacaaaactaaagatGAAGATAGAAAAAAATGCTACCAGAAGGACGTGGTCTATGGAACAGTTGAAACCTTCGCTGCAGATCACCTTCGTCAGATATTTGAGATGAAGGATGTGAGAACTGATCGCAGCTATCAGTGTATCATCATTGATGAAGTGGACTCACTGCTGTTGGATCAGGGAGTGCAGCTGACATACCTCTCCAGCCCCATGGTCTCCATGCAGCACCTGAATGTTATTCTGGCCATGATCTGGGGTCATGCCAGCCATTATGGCTTCTTGTCCACAGGACACCTCACATTCATACAGGGTCCCCCTGCGTCATTCTTCAAGAGCATATTTGACTCAATTGACATGGAAGGAATAGATGACCCCATAGATATCTTACATATCGCTGAAGAGTCAAAGATTGTGCCAGAGGGATTTACAGAGGATATCTACAAAAGCGAAAAAGATGAACTTCTCAGGAAACTGAAAACTGTGAGTCAAGATGCAGTGATAGATTTTTTCCACAAAATCGAGGAGTTTGTCCCCTATGGTTTCACTGTGTACACGTTAGATGATAATGGATTGCTCTCTCTTAGAAAGGCCAGCCCGTACAACAACCCAGACATTCCAGAACTTACCTTTCTGGTTTTGGATGACGGCTTGTGTTGTGCTCTCTATGATTCTGAAGAGGATCTCGCCAATCCCATTACAGAATTCATCTTAGAAAAGATTCAGTACACTCCATGCAcaaataataaagagaaaatcagCATCCCAGGATTCTTGAGAAATCTGATAGAGAGTAAATTGCCAGTGTGGGTTCTGAATGCCTTTCTGGCAAAGAGACTGAGGCAAGGACGAGAGTATGTTGTGGAAAATGACTGTGTCTGTCCCGTTGACTACAGATCCACTGGTATTGTGGAACTAAGTAAGAAATGGGGTGATgggctgcagcagtttgttgaGATCAAACACCAAATCAAACTCAGCACGATTTCAACAGTGACAAACTATATCTCTAACCTTTCCTTTTTTGAAAAATACCAAGGGAAAATATATGGGACCACGGGGACACTGGGCAGTGAAACAGACATGCTGTTTTTGCAGGATCTATATCCAAATCTGTCAGCCTGTAAAATGCCAACTTTCAACCGGAAGAAATTATTTGAGGTCAAGGGCGCTCTGGAGACTTCAGCTGAAGAGTGGAAATCTAAAATAACACGAGTGGTTATGGATCAAATTTGCCCAAATTCATACAGAGAGGGAAGAGCAGCCTTGGTGATCTGTGAAACTATTAGCAAAGCCAAAGAGCTCTATGAACAGCTAAAAAGTGTCATCCCAGGTCAAATCATCCTCTACAGCCGGAGTGACAAAGACAGTTTGAGCAAAATAGATAAGACACTGGATCCTGGTGATGTCATTGTGGCCACAAACCTGGCTGGGCGTGGCACAAACATAAAAGTGTCTAAAAAGGTGAACAAAAATGGTGGATTATTCGTggtcctctcctttctttctgaGAACACAAGAGTGGAACTCCAGGCATTTGGCCGAACTGCACGCAAGGGTAAACCTGGATCTGCACAGATAATCGTGACGACTGATCATCTTCAAGAGTCCCTCAAGACAGTGTCTTCTCTGGAGGAGGCAAAAGAAACAAGGAATAGACTTTCTGCAAAAAGGACAAATGACATGATGGCTGATGTAACTGAGATGAAACTGCGAGAGGACCTTTTCGCAGAGTACTGCAAGACCCTCCAGGGAATTTACAGGAACACAGATGGAGATGAGCAAAGAGTGGTTGTTGCCGTCATGAATGAGTTCTGGGGGATTTGGTTGCAAACTAAATCAGAAGAAATTGACCTATTGAAAAGAAATGACTTGGAAAAGAGCTTGAAAGCTGATTTGTCCCTGGCACAAAGTCAGTCTCAAAGTCACACTTCACCATGCTCCAGCATTTACCACTACATCAAGTTTGGGAATCTCGCACTGGACGGAAAAAAATGGGATGTCAGCGTGAAGCTGTTTGAAAAAGCAATGGGACAAGATAACAGTTGGGCAGCCATAGCTTTTTACAATCATGCATACTGCCTTATAAATCAGCAGAAGGGAGATTACTTGACTAAGGCCAGCGATGATCTCAAGAAAGCACAGGAGTCTCTGAAGTACCTCAGTGAGGAATGCTTGGTCTGCCTGCAGTTTGTAAAAATGTCCTATGTTGAATCAGAAAACAGTGGACAGCCAACCAGCCTTGAAAAACAGTTAACAACCAAGTGCAGCTTGTTCAGTTactttgataaaaacattaGTGAGGCTATCAAGAAGCTGaaggaaataaaagacaaagggaGGGATGCAAACACTAAGAAATTGCCCATGTTCTCCCTGGTGCCAAGCAAGGATGAGAATCTCCAAATGGAGGCCTACAATCTGTATAATAAAGGTCTGgaatatgtgttttctgtggaagAGCAGCCTCGGTTCCCGTGGGAAGCTCTGCTGGTGTTGTGTCTTGGAATTCTGCAGATTGTTGGAGGGGCACTGCTCACTGCCTTTACATTTGGAACATTAGCTCAAGTCGGCATAGGGCTGATCGTTGAAGGAATATCAGACTGCATCACTGGCATTGAGTCCATGATTACAGGAGAATTCAGTTGGAAATCATGGGCTATAGAAAAAGCAATATCTATTGGTATTTCTCTCATTGGGTTTGGGGTTGGAAAGCTGATTTCAAAGGGCTACAAAGCTTCAAAAATGTTGATTAAGGGACTCGGCAAAAAACTTAAGGCATTACCAAAGTTTTTCTCCAAACAGGCTAAAGAAGGCATTAGTGCTGTTACAAAGACGAACATGAAGAATGTAGtgaaacacacagcaaagaagatggcaGAAGATATCATTAGCTATGGATTTGGGAAGGCAGAAGATGCTCTAATGGCAGAAATACTAAAAGGCATTAAGAATGAGATGAAAAAAGGAATTGCAAATGATGTAAAAACCAACATGGAAAAGGAGCCTTTGGTTGGATTGGTCGACTCCATTTTGCTCTCTCACCTTGAGGATAAACAACAAATGTCTTATCTCCTGCAGGATAAGAACACAAAGAGCAAACTTCTGGGTATTTTCGAGCAGATAAGCAAAACTGCCTTACAGCCATTCTATGCTGACCTCGAATGGCAGAACAAGCTGAACTCATCCATCGCCACAGTGATTGACGATGCAACATCGGAGGCCAAAGGCAAAACACTCGCAGTTCTGAAAGTCATTCAAGGCATTCACATGGCCTCACTGGCAGCAGATGCCACCAGTACAGTGCTCAGCCTTTCAAGCAAGTTTTTCTCCAACCTTCACAAAgagctgaatacatttaaagagaaaaaacatttaacagagaaagtgaaaggaaatGATCTGTCTGCTTCAGAAATCAAGATCCTGAAAGACTTCAAGCAGGATTTAGTCAACGCCACCAGTGCTTTATTAGCAGATGCTTTGGTCGAAGTCTTCCACCAGAAGTTCTCCAGTCACTTTGTATCATATGCCCAAGGCAAAGTGAATAATGTCATAGGTGATTATGTAAGAACTGGCTTGAAGAGTGACAGAACAGAGGACAAACTCAGAGCTGGACAAAACAACAGATACATCTCACACATGCCAGTAgacatgaattcaaaacgtaaACAGGACAGAGAGTCTGGTAAACGCTCAGAGTCTCATGCCGAAAAGATCAAGGACTCCTCGACAGCCGGTACTATTCTTGATATTAGAGTCCTATCAGAAACCACTGGCACTAAGGTTGTCATCCTCACACAGGACAGTCATGGCAAGCTTACCAAGATGCAGGAACTGAGCCCAAGCACCAAATCTGCCAGTCAAACGGTGACACTGATTTACACACCAAAGAGTTCACAACACCCAGACGGCCATTATGATGTGTCCATCAATAATAAGACAGTGAAAGTAACCAGCAAAGAAAAGAGCAGCCTGTTTCATGCTTTGGCACAAGGGATGAAACCAAAGGCCACTAAAGAAGCTATTGCTTTGGAAGCAGGCCGTCTCCGATCTTTGGAAGCTGCTGCTCTAGTGAAACACTCGGACCGATGGGAGCCTTTCATCAAGTACAAAGAGAAGACGGATGAACTCAGAGGAGGGGACTGGTATATGGCAAAGGAAGCTGGActaaaaaatacagtaaaagaaaacaaaaaggtgaTCAAGGatggaaaagtgaaaaagtaCAACGACTGggtaaaacatgtaaaaagcAAGCCAAGCACTGGACAGTTCATCAGAGCAGCTCACCAACCACCAGTGAGTAGTATATCACAAGCTGGAAAATTGAATCCCAATAGCAAATTAGCCAAAGCCATGCTTGAAGTGGCAACAAAGTCAACTACTGCTGCAGAAATTCACAAAGGCCTTGGACTTCCAACTGTTTATGTGCCAAGAGAAATACAACGTGAGTTTCCcagtacaacaacaaaacaattcagGAAACTATTGGCTCACACTATCAGCCAGGACGATGCTGTGAGTTCCCTAAAACTGACAATTCTAGGAGCAATACCCAGATTCAAGTTCAATAGTACCAAGAACTTCAGAGACTTTCAGAACAACCGAGTGAGTAAAACCAGGCTTGCCATTTTCGAAAAAAACTTTGAGCAACATTCTAAAGATTTGGTCAACAAATGGTTCAACCATCTTCAAGCCAAGGGTGTCATGACAAAGGCTGATCTCAACACCCTAACTGCATGGATCGACAACAAGGGCTACGAGAATCAAAATGACCCACACAGGAAGCAAGTCTCCAAACTCTTCTAG